The window ATATGATCTTCGGAGGGGACAAAGTCAATAGGGTGACATTTTCAGTAGCAAAGAAGACGAAGATTTCAGTGACTCATGGTAAGAGGATCCGAGAAGTATCAGAAGATGACATCACCTTCACAGAGGAATATGCTGATGGATTTCTTCTACCACATAATGACGAGTTGGTAATTTCActtaatgttttagatttcaaaattaaacaTGTTTTGGTTGATCCAGAGAGTTCGaccaatatcatacaatggaaaGTTTTGGAGCAAGCGAAGTTAACCGGGAACATCATTCCGACAACAAAACTTCTGGCTGGCTTCAACTTAACAAGTGTGACTACTCGAGGAAAACTTTTGCTACACACACATGTCGAAGGAGTAACAAGGACCACACTAttcgaagtggtagatggagACATGAGCTATAATGTGATCCTTAGAAGGCCGGGGATACACGAGATGAAGGATGTGCCCTCGACCTATCATCAACTGTTGAAGTTTCCGACACCAGATGGGATCAAACAGATAAGAGGAGACCAACCAGTAGCAAGGGAGATGAACGTAGTAACCATTTCCAGCAGCAAGGACAGAAAAACCAGCAAATAGAAATTACAGGAACTAGTACCTTTTCCCATCCCAATCGAAGATGATAAAAACGAGGAGTCATCGAAATTATATCAGGTACCGAGGGTTTTTCAGGTACCGGAGGAGACGGATACAACCTAGTCAAACGCAGAAGAAATCAAACAAGTGGCTTTGTTTGAAGAATTTTTGGAAAGGAGGTTCCATTTAGGAACGGGTTTGAGTCCCGAACTCAGGTTAAAAATCATAGACTTTCTTAAATCTAACGTTGATTTCTTTCCTTGGTCGCATTCAGATATGATATGTAttccattagaggtggaggtccaCAAATTGAGTCTGGTTCCAAACTTCCCTCCGGTAAGGCAGAAGAAACGACCGATAGTATATGTCAGAAACAAGTTTGTTAAGGAAGTGGTAACCCTATCACTCAATATCGATTCAATTCGAGAGACAAAGTACACGGAGTGtctagctaacgtagtagtggtgcctaaaaaaataataaatttaggatgtgtgtagattatatGGACTTAAATAAGGCTTTCCTAAAGACTctttcccattgccaaacatcgatcaaatgattgacgCTATGGCCGAGGAAGAGTTAATGAATTTTcttgatgcttattccgggtataatcaaattaggatgaacccggaagatcaaAAGAAGACTTCTTTCATCacaaactttggcacatattgctataatgtgatgccttttgggcttaaAAATATCGGAGCCACTTATTAGAGGCTcgttaataagatgtttgaaaagcagATAGGTAAgcgatggaagtttatattgacgacatgttagttaagtctctTAATGCAGGAGATCACCTGGAACATCCCCAAGAGACATTTGACATCTTGAGAAAGTACAACATAAAGCTCAATCCAGAGAAGTGTGCTTTCAGGGTTGGCTTCGATAAAGTCTTGGGGTTTATGGTCTCGCAAAGAGGGATCAAAGTAAACCCCGACAAAACTAAAGCCATCGAGGATATCACGGACCAGCTAATGAGTGTGAAAGAAGTATAGAGGTTGACCAGTAGGTTGGCAGCTCTAAGCAGGTTCATCTCAAGGTCCTCGGAGAGGTGTTGTAACTCCCTAAAGTTTTGACTAATATATGCATTCTCGATTGAGCATCTTTATAATGAGGATGGATTTCACTTCGCACTTCCTAAATGTGAATTTGACGATATAGGAAAGTTGCTTACTCTAGATTGTGTTAATATGTACAAAGAAGTTCCATGGTATTTTTGATTAATTATTATtaaactgtatatatatatatataatgttttgGGCAGCAAATCTTCCATATTATCTAAAGATTATATGGAAAATTCATATATATTACTTTTGTGACTTGCTTATCcaaaattcatatatatatatatatatatatatatatatatatatatatatatatatatatatatatatatatatatatatatatatataaagatatttATGGCAGCCACCTTTTTCATACTTATCCAAAATTGATATATATTACTTTTGTGACTTGCTTTTCCATAACCTCCTCTCATATTTCATTCCTTAATGCCAAAGAAAACCCATACCCTCTCTCCTTCTTATCACATGAAATACTACATGAAAACCATCAGAATTTTCACTAAACCAACCAGCCAAACAAGTTCTTGGTGAAGCTCAAGTTGCTCATCTCTTTTGTGATAAGTTACTAAACTCATTTTTACACTAGACAACTATTACTGTTTTCTTCATATCTTCTTGTATAGAGCTCCGTTTTAAGTGATCCAAGCTTTTTTGGAAAGATATTTCATATCTCTATAACTCTTATTCAGACACCAAAACCTAATTTTGCATTTATTTACCCAAAAAGGAATAATAAAGTACAGGCCAGGTGCTGCCCATATTTTCTATTTTACAAACCCTACCTGCACTACTGTTAGTATTTTTAGCATAACTATTTATAAAAAACTGATATTTGGGTGATTTAAGACTCTAAAGAACCCTAATATAcatatctacaactttcatgaaTACCATAAAGTGTATTTCCTTGGTTTATATCTTCAAACCTTAGCCACAAGACAAGACAGTGGTATTGTCCagaatttctatttcaaatatttagggtgattttcaccaatatcatgtttagttAGACATGCTGAAGTCACTGAACTTATAtagatatttgattatgtatttaaggtatatataaCCTTGTAAAATTTAAGGGGAAGTGTTTGAGGAAGTAGACAGATTTGGTTGGTCTATGGCATAGACGATTCGAATGTCCTCAAGTTGTGATTGGACTATTTTGTGGAAAAACACTAAGGTTTGTGTATAAACTCTGTATTCTTTTTACTTGCTGGAATGTTTTGAAATAACTTGAGATTTTGTTTCTCTCGTCTTCTAGTTATATCATTATATTCGTGTTATATCAAGTATTGTAAGATATTCGCTAAATCGCCCACTCGTACGGAttgcttgatcattttgcattcttgttgggacttgTTCTTCTTTTGGAAGTGACTTTGTCACTCATCTCAGCATGCCTCTTGATTCGAATATTTTGCCATCTTGATTTTAGGTTTGTGGTTCGTCTTAAATTATGAAACTTGTCCGTATTATGTATGAACTAGaaagccatttttaatatggttcttgattctcttgactATTGGTTTTCAACCCTACTTGATTTGGGGCATTGGTCCATCTTGATATCTGATTatgcttagtgtgatggcatgacgTACATATTGGGCGAAAAATGGATATTTGGCAAACTCCGACAAAATTAAAGCCATCGAGGATATCCCGGACCAGCTAACGAGTGTGAAAGAAGTATAGAGGTTGACCGGTAGGTTGTCAGCTCTAAGCAGGTTCATCTCAAGGTCCTTGGAGAGAGAGGTGCTGTAACGCCCCAAAGTTTTGACTAATATATGCATTCTCGATTGAGCATCTTTATAATGAGGATGGATTTCACTTCGCACTTCCTAAACGTGAATTTGACGATATAGAAAAGTTGTTTACTCTAGATtgtgttaatatatatatatataaaggtttTGGGCAGCAAATCTTCCATATTATCTAAAGATATTTAGTAGTTTCGGCAGACAAATTTTTCATACTTATCCAAAGTTCATATATATTACTTTTGTGACTTGTTTTTCCATAACCTCCTCTCATATTTCATTCCTTCATGCCAAAGAAAACCCCTACCCTTTCTCCTTCTTATCACATGAAATACTACATGAAAACCATCAGAAATTTTCACTAAACTAACCAGCCAAACTAGTTCTTGGTGAAGCTCAAGTTGCTCCTCTCTTTTTTGGTAAGTTACTAAATCTGTTTTTACACTAGACAACTATTAGTGTTTTCTTCATATCTTCTTGTATAAAGCTCTGTTTTAAGTGATCCAAGCTTTTCTGGAAAGATATTTCATAACTCTATAACTCTTATTAAGGTACAAAAATCTAGTTTTACTTTTATTTACCCAAAAGGAATAATAAGGTACAGGGCAGGTGCTGCCCATATTTTCTATTTTACAAACCCTACCTGCACTACTGTTAGTATTTTTAGCATAACTATTTATAAAAAAACTGATATTTGGGTGATTTAAGACTCTAAAGAACCCTAATATAcatatctacaactttcatgaaTACCATAAAGTGTATTTCCTTGGTTTATATCTTCAAACCTTAGCCACAAGACAAGATAATAGTACTGTCCagaatttctatttcaaataTTTAGGGTGATTTTaaccaatatcatgtttagttCGACATGCTGAAGTCACTGAACCTATATAAATATTTGATTAtatatttaaggtatatatacCCTTGTAAAATCTAAGGGGAAGTGTTTGAAGAAGTGGACGGATTTGGTTGGTCTATGGCAGAGACGATTCGAACATCCTCAAGTTGTGATTGAACTATTTTGTGGTAAAACACTAAGGTTTATGTATAAACTCTGTACTCTTTTTACTTGCTGGAATGTTTTGAAATAACATGAGATTTTGTTTCTCTCTTcttctatttatattattgtATTCGTGTTATATCAAGTATTGTAAGATTTCGCTAAATCGCCCACTCGTACAGAttgcttgatcattttgcattcttgttgggacttgTCCTTCTTGTGGCAGTGACTTTGTCACTCATCTCAGCACGCCTCTTGATTCAAATCTTTTGCCATCTTGATTTTGGGTTTGTGGTTCGTCTTAAATTATGAAACTTGTCGTGTTAAGTACGAACTAGaaagccatttttaatatggttcttgattctcttgactattgggtttcgaccctacttgatttggggctttggtccatcttgatatctgattatgcttagtgtgatggcatgacgTACATATTGGGCGAAAAATGGATGTTTGGCAAACTCTCATGGATTGATAGTATACGCTCTCTTGACACTTGATtcttgaacattgttattgatatttggataTACTTCAAGGTTTGATATTCAAtacttttgatatatttgtttatttgttttaaacttATGTTTCATTTGAGCTACCTATGACTGAAAAGGGGAATTGGAAAATCTAATGGCTCCAAGCCCAAAGTTTATATGCCACTAAGATTTATGCTAAGCGATATTTGTTTTCTATCATAGATAATGTGCGAGAAGAGATTCGAAGAAGGCCTTTTTGGTGTAGACTTTTTGGGAGCTTTTGTGAAGACcacatttgcatatgcacctAGGTTTTATATATGATCTATATGTTACACTTATGTATGTAAATTTGGTGACTTGTTTTGCTGTTTTAGGGTGTGTTAATAACCCACGTCTTGTAATATGCTAAATTTATACTTTGTCTTGTAAATATGTACAAAGGAGAAGACTAGTTTTCCTTTTATGCTCGCTAGTTCGAAATTCATGTACAATACAAACCTACAGTGGTGTCAAATGAAAAGTATAATTTCCTTAGGAAGTTGCTTTAACGTGTTGATTATTCAAGAAGGGTTGTATTACAGTATCTTGATACTttgatattgtattttatttaaggAATTTACAAAGTTTACAAAAACATATTGCACTTGAAACCTTTATTGCATGGGCCCATTTTTGCTACTAGATTATTATGAaagtatttttagattaatatCTTTTGAACGTTATAAGTAGTAAATCGGCATTATTTCGTAAGTAGCTCACTCCCAAAAAGGGTTGCTACAAGTTTTGGTATTAGAGCTTTAGGTTTGTGATTCTAGGATTATTGTTGTGACTTGTTAGTGTACTCGTTTCTTTTTAACATCCTTTATTACGTGTATTGTGCATATGCATCATGTACATGCCCCTAATGCAATGTGATCTCCCTTATGTAGGAACTAAGTTATGGACTCTTCTTCTAATAGACCTCTGGATGCCACTCATTAGAGTTCAGTAACTCTTATGCCCAACCTCGCTTACAGGAAGgggttggagaatatttttctGATCTTAATTTTCCTCATACTAGTGGATCTGAAGTGGGAAATAATCAGGGTGCAAAAGTTGGGCCACATCCTCATATGAGTCATAGTGCTCATGTTGTTGATCCTCCCTTTCAGCAAATGGCTGATTTCTTTCATCAATTGGCTGGAATAATGTACGACCATAATGAAAtgaattttaagaaaatgaaaaaaatgggtGGAGTTGAGTTTGAAGGCACTGTTGATTCTACTAATGCTGAACAATGGCTTGAGTGTATAGAGAGAGTATTTGAGCAATTAGAGTGTTCGGAAGTTGTCAAATTTAAGTATGTCATATCATTGTTACAAAGGGATGCTTATGAATTGTGGGTAAGTGTATCAAATGCCAAAGAAAAACCTCCGGTGCTTACTTGGGATGATTTTGTCAAAGAATTACGCATGGATTATGTCCAACCTGTTTATCGTGAGGTGAAGAAAAGGGAGTTTCTGGATTTAAAGCAAAGGGGTATGTCTATTGCTGCTCGTTATGCTAGGGGTATTATCAATGATGAAAAAGATAAGTGCAGGAGATTCGAAGATAGTTTGAATTATTCTACCCGAAAGTCTGTGGAGGTCCTACAATATGATTTTTTTCCCAAACTAGTGTTATAgctgctcttacttgggaaagAATTGACAAGGAACAAGCTAGTAGAAATGAAAACAGGTTCAGAAAAGCTAATTCAGATTATGGCGGTCCCTCCAAAAGGGGGAAGTTTGACAAttccaagactggtggtgttcaCAAGTCAGCTCAGCATAAGCAAAATAGATCAAATATTTCTACTGATAGAACTCCATATTATGGCCAAGGCAAAACTCGTATATCCACATGTGCACAATGTGAGAAGAATCACTACGGTACTTACAGGAGAGCGTTTGGTGCTTGTTTTAATTGTGGGAGCTTCGATCACATAGTGAAGGATTGTCCTAATCCTAACCCTATCTCTTCTCCGCGTACTGAAGGCTCAGTTCAAAAACCTACTACCACTCCTTCTTAAGGGAATAGAGGTTCAAGATCTAGAAACACCCAAACCGCAGGTGTAGGTGGAGCTAATCAAGCTCGTGGGTCAAGAGCTACAACACGAGCTTATGCTATGAGACAGAGGGATGACCAAGATGGGGTATACGTGGTTGTGGTAAATTTCACTTATTTGGCTTATTTGTTGTAACACTATTTGATCTTGGTTCTACACATTCCTATGTTTGCTCATCACTTATTTTTCCTGAAAATGTGAAATTTGTGAGACTCGATTGTGGTGTGCTTGTCAGAAGTCCTTTGGGTCATCGAGTTGTTTATAATCAGATCTATCGAGGTTGTCCCTTCGAGATTCGAGATCTAGTCTTCCCTGCTGATCTGGTTGAAATGCATTTCCAAGACTATGATGTCATTATCAGTATAGATTGGCTTCACAGATACCATGCAGTAGTTGATTGTAGGTCAAAACGTGTGACCTTTAAAGCTCCTACATTTTCACACATTGTTATTCAAGGTGAAAGATCATTGACATCTAATATTATTTCTGCGGTTGTGGCAAGAAAGATGATTAGTCATGATTGTGAAGCTTATCTTGCTTATATAGTTGATACACACTTAGAAAGTCCAAGCCTTAAAGATATACTAGTTGTATGTGAATTTCCTGATGTTTTCCCTGAAAAATCTTCATGGGTTGCACCCAGAAAGGGAAGTTGAATTTCCTATAGAGGTTATTCCTAGAACTACTCCTATTTCTATAACTCCTTACCGAATGGCTCCAGTAGAACTGAAGGAGTTGAAAATTCAATTGCAAGAACTTCTTGAGAAGGGTTTTATTAGCCCAAGTGTTTCTCCTTGGGGAGCTCctattttatttgtgaaaaagaaagatggctctCTTTGGCTTTGTATTTATTACCGACAATTGaataaggtaacaattaagaatagATATCCATTGCCTAGGAtcaatgatttatttgactagtaAAGGGTGCTAGgttgttctcaaaaattgacttgaggtctAGGTATTACCAAGTACGAGTAAGTGAGCAAGATGTTCCtaaaactgcttttaggactcggtatggtcattatgaatttttggtgatgccatttgggttgacaaatgctcctgcAGTTTTCATGGATCTAATGAATCATGTATTCAAGCCTTATCTCGATCAATTTGtggtggtatttattgatgatattttaatatatttcaaGAATAATGAAGATTGTGATAAACATCTCTAGATTGTTTTGCGAATTTTGGAGGAGAAAAAGTTATATGCCAAgctttccaaatgtgaattttggcttagtGAAATGGCTTTTCTGGGACATGTTGTGTCAGCTGAAGGTGTAAAAGTTGATCCTAGTAAGATTCAAGCTATTGTTGAATGGAAATCGCCTAAACGTCCAACTGAAATAAgaagtttcttgggcttagcaggatactatagAAGGTTTTTCAAAGGCTTCTCCATTATATCCTCTCCTTTGAATAAACTTTTGAGGAAGGACGTCAAGTTCGCGTGGGATGATAAATGCCAAGAGAGCTTTGAAAAGCTCAAATCTTTATTGACTAAAGCTCCTATACTTACTCTACCAACTGAAGGGAAAGATTATGTGATATATAGTGATGTTTCTCATCATGGTTTGGGTTGTGATCTGATGCAAGAAGGGAAAGTGGTTGCATATGCCTCTCGAAAATTGAAACCATATGAATTGAATTATCCCATTCACGACCTTGAGCTTGCTGCCATAGTGTTTGCTTTGaaaatttggagacattacttgtatggAGAAAAATGTCATATAATCATGGATCATAAGAGTTTGAAGTACTTGGGTAcatagaaagagttgaatttgagacaacGTAGATGGCTTGAGCTTAACAAAGATTATGACTGCACAATTGGCTATCATCcgggtaaagccaatgttgttgCTGATGCTCTAAGTTGCAAATCCTTTGCTGGTTTATCTCTAAGTCCATTGCCTTTGTTTCTTGAATTAAGGGCCATGAATGTTTGTCTTGCATTTAAAGCTGATGGTTCTATTATTGCTAGTTCGCAAGTCAAGCCAGTTCAAGttgaacaagtaaaagaagcacaGAAGTTGGATGAAGAGCTTGTGAAACTGATCAAAGAAGTTCAAAATGGAGAAAATCTTGATCTTAAATTGAAGGAGGATGGCGTCCTATTTTATCAAAATAGGTTATGTGTTCCTAAAGATGAtaaattgaggaaagaaattcttagcACATACTTTCACCATATGCAATGCATCTCGGAGGCACTAAAATGTACCAAACCATCAAAGAACACTACTGGCGAAATggtatgaagaaagacattgcagAGTTTATCTCTAAATGCTTGATTTGTCAATAAATAAAGGCCGAGCATCAAGTTCCAGCTGGTTTGCTACAACTCTTGtccataccagagtggaaatgagagAGAATAACGATGTGCTTTGGTTCTGGGCTTCCATGCACTCAAAAAAATCATGATACAATTTGGGTTATagttgataggctaaccaagaGTGCTCATTTCTTGGCAATCAGAGTGGACTACACACTTGAACATTTAGCAGAATTGTACGTTAATGAGATTGTGACGCTGCATGAGGTTCCTATATCTATTGTATCTGATCGAGACTTGAGGTTTACATCCAGATTCTGGACTAGCTTGCAAGAAGTTTTGGGTACTAGGTTGAATTTTAGTACTTCTttccatcctcagacagacggttAGTCTGATAGGGTAATACAAatcttggaagatatgcttcaagCCTATATTATTGAGTTTGAAGGTAGTTAAGACAAACACTTAGCCTtgatagaatttgcttacaataatagctaccaatcaagtATAGGCATGCCTacttatgaagctttatatgagAGAAAATGTAGAACTCCTCTTTGTTGGAACGAGTTTGGTGAAAGGAAATTGGTGGGTGCTGAGATTGTGCAACAAACTAAAGATATGGTAAAAATCATCAAGGATCGCTTAAAAATTGCTTCAGATAGACAAAAGTATTATGTTAATCATAAGAGGTGTGAAATTGAGTATAAAGCGGGTGATAAGGTATTTTTAAAGGTTTCCTCCATGGAAGAAGGATATAAGATTTGGCCAAAAAGGTAAACTTAGTCCTCGATTTATTAGACCTTATGAAGTGCTAGAGAGAGTTGGCCTAGTTGCTTATAAACTAGCTCTTCCACCTTAGTTAGAAAATATCCATAACGTCttacatatttctatgcttagaAGATACCGCTCAAATCCATCTCACGTTCTTCTTGTTGAGTCTATTAAGGTCAATCCTGATTTGACATATGAAGAAGAACCAATCCAAATCTTAGCGCGTGAGCTAAAAGAGCTTAGAAATAAGAGAATCCCCTTAGTGAAATTCCTTTGGAGAAATCATTCTAGcaaggaagctacttgggagcGAGTAGAGGATATGTGATTTCGATATCCACATTTGTTTCGGGACTAGTATAAGGTAAATTTCGGGATGAAAGTTATTTAAGGGGGAGAGAGTTGTAACGCCCCAAAGTTTTTACTAATATTTGCATTCTCGATTGAGCATCTTTATAATGAGGATAGATTTCACTTCGCACTTCCTAAATGTGAATTTGATGATATATGAAAGTTGCTTACTCTAAATTGTGTTAATATGTACAAAGAAGTTCCATTGTATTTTTGATTAATTGTTATTAAACACAATAGATATATATAACTTTTTGGGCAGCAAATCTTCCATATTATCTAAAGATATTTAGTAGTTCGGGCAACCACTTTTTTCATACTTATCCAAAGTTCATATGTATTACTTTTGTGACTTGTTTTTCCATAACCTCCTCTCACATTTCATTCCTTCATGACAAAGAAAACCCCTACCCTCTCACCTTCTTATCACATAAAATACTACATGAAAACCATCAAAAATTTTCACTAAACCAACCAGCCAAACTAGTTCTTGGTGAAGCTCAAGTTACTCCTCTCTTTTGTGGTAAGTTACTAAACCCGTTCTTACACTAGACATCTATTAGTCTTTTCTTCATATCTTCTTGTATAGTGCTTCGTTTTAAGTGATCCAAACTTTTTTGGAAAGATATTTCATAGCTCTATAACTCTTATTCAGGAACCAAAACCTAGTTTTGCTTTTATTTACCCATAAAGGAATAATAAAGTACAGGGCATGTGCTGTCCATATTTTCTATTTTACAAACCCTACCTGCACTACTGTTAGTATTTTTAGCATAACTATTTATAAAAAACTGATATTTGGGTGATTTAAGACTCTAAAGAACCCTAATATAcatatctacaactttcatgaaTACCATAAAGTGTATTTCCTCGTTTACATCTTCAAACCTTAGTTACAACACAAGACAATGGTACTGTCCAGAATTTCTGTTTCAAATACTGAGGGTGATtttcaccaatatcatgtttagttCAACATGCTGAAGTCACtaaacttatatatatatttgattatgtattcAAGGTTTATATACCCTTGTAAAATCTAAGGGGAAATGTTTGAAGAAGTGGACAGATTTGGTTGTCTATGGCATAGACGATTTGAACGTCCTCAAGTTGTGATTGAACTATTTTGTGGTAAAACTCTAAGGTTTATGTATAAACTCTATACTCTTTTTACTTGGTAGAATGTTTTGAAATAACCTGAGATTTTGTTTCTCTTATCTTTTATTTATATCATTGTATTCGTGTTATATCAAGTATTGAGATATTCGCTAAATAGCCTACTCGTATGGATAGCttgatcattttgcattcttgttgggactttgtccttcttgtggcaGTGACTTTGTCACTCATCTCGGCATACCTCTTGATTCGAATATTTTGCCATCTTGATTTTGAGTTTGTGGTTCGTATTAAATTATGGAACTTGTCCGTGTTAAGTACGAACTAGAAAGCCATTTTTAATATAGTTCTTGATCTCTTGACTATTGGGATTCAACCCTACTTGATTTGGGGCTTTGGTCCATCTTGATATCTGATTATTCTTAGTGTGATGGCTAACGTACATATTGGAAAAAATGGATATTTGGCAAACTCTCTTGGATTGATAGTGTACGCTTTCTTGACACTTGAAtcttgaacattgttattgatatttggaaatACTTCAAGGTTTGATATTCGAtacttttgatatatttgttacttgttttaaACTTATGTTTCATTTGAGCTACCTATGGCTGAAAAAGGGAATTGGAAGAATCTAATGGCTCCAAGCCCAAAGTTTATACGCCGCTAAGCTTTATGCTTAGTGATAATTGTTTTCAATCGTAGGTAATGTGCGAGAAGAGATTTGAAGAAGGCCTTTTTGGAGTAGACCTTTCGGGAGCTTTTGtggagatcacatttgcatatgcaACTTGGTTTTATATAGTTTTGGGACTTGTACATGAtctatatgtcacacttatgtatGTAATTTTGGTgacttgttttgatgttttaggGTGTGTTAATAATCTAGGTCTTGTAATATGGTAAATTTACACTTTGTCTTGTAAATATGTACAAAGGAGAAGATTAGTTTTCCTTTTATGCTCGCTAGTTTGAAATTCATGGACAATACAAACCTACAGTGACGTCAAATGAAAAGTATAATTTCGTCAAGAAGTTGCTTTAACGTGTTAATTATTCAAGAAGGGTTGTATTACAGTatcttgatattttattttttatttcatttaagGAATTTTACGAAGtttacaacaaaaaaaatattgcactTAAAACTTTTATCGCATGGGCctattttagcaactaaattatTATGAATGTCTTTTTAGATTAATATCTTCTGAGTGTTATAAGTAGTATGTTAacccttaaaatggataacaattgaatttatttgCGGTTCTAAAGATATGTGAATTGATTCGACACAAAAaatcaagaatgttagataaaAGAGTTAAAGACACAATGAATAATCAAACTAGTCGTAACGTTATAGCCTAACTTGGTTGGGTTCTGGGCTCGAAGCCAGTAAAGAACAAAGAACAGAAATAAAGTAAAGACTTTGCAGTAGCTAGAAAGCAgagaaataagtttgtattgccttgatatgcatgTTACTATGTCCCTATTGAATAAAAGattttccctttatatagtaggagagtttcatccctagtacaattctaaaaaaggtaaaatccTCCTTTATCGTCAATTACTGATACATTATCAATATCGGGTGAGATCCGAGCCGTGGTATCCAGTTGGGTACGGATTTGATGGCCCTCTGTTAGCCGTGTGCATCCGTTTGTTGGGTATTTCGAGGTCTCGGAGTTCGTTCTGGGTTTGGGGAGTGTTGTCTCGCCAGGCCCGGTGGCGAGTACCCCGTTCCAGCCTTGATTCAAAGAGTTCCCAGATTCGGTCTCCATCTCATACGTTGATACTCTTACTTCGTTTGACTTACCGGGAAGTCGAGGTGTGCACTTACCCCGAGTTTACccatatacaaatagtcccctcgtttctcagagagTAGGTTTGACC is drawn from Nicotiana tabacum cultivar K326 chromosome 9, ASM71507v2, whole genome shotgun sequence and contains these coding sequences:
- the LOC142163897 gene encoding uncharacterized protein LOC142163897, giving the protein MCFGSGLPCTQKNHDTIWVIVDRLTKSAHFLAIRVDYTLEHLAELYVNEIVTLHEVPISIVSDRDLRFTSRFWTSLQEVLGTRLNFSTSFHPQTDGMPTYEALYERKCRTPLCWNEFGERKLVGAEIVQQTKDMVKIIKDRLKIASDRQKYYVNHKRCEIEYKAGDKVFLKVSSMEEGYKIWPKRRYRSNPSHVLLVESIKVNPDLTYEEEPIQILARELKELRNKRIPLVKFLWRNHSSKEATWERVEDM